From a single Fulvivirga ulvae genomic region:
- a CDS encoding DUF808 domain-containing protein: MASGFFALLDDISALVKASASSLDDVPTQVAKTTGKVSGIVIDDTAVTPKYVVGLDASRELSIIYQIARKSLINKLIILSPAALLLGYFAPWAITPILMLGGAYLCFEGYEKVHSMFAKSHDENVASEQVKLMTPEELEKERVTGAVRTDIILSAEIIAIAYSQVTGQAIVNQIVVMLAVAVFITVAVYGFVGLIVKMDDIGVHLAQHKYPPGIQKFGRNIVKFMPHLLNILSYVGTAAMLWVGAEIIAHGIPFTNHLLHDLEYALAETPLMAWLVKALACGIGGLILGFVIEKIVRLSIKTFTNKR, from the coding sequence ATGGCTTCAGGCTTTTTTGCGCTATTAGATGATATTTCTGCTTTGGTAAAAGCAAGTGCCTCCAGTTTGGATGATGTACCTACCCAGGTAGCCAAAACTACAGGAAAAGTTTCGGGTATTGTAATTGATGATACAGCAGTTACACCCAAATACGTTGTGGGGCTTGATGCATCTCGTGAGCTTTCTATTATTTATCAGATTGCCAGGAAGTCCCTCATCAACAAACTAATTATTTTGAGCCCGGCGGCTCTGCTGCTCGGTTACTTCGCTCCATGGGCTATTACGCCTATTTTAATGCTTGGAGGTGCTTACCTGTGTTTCGAAGGTTATGAAAAGGTGCATTCTATGTTTGCCAAGTCTCACGATGAAAATGTTGCCAGTGAGCAGGTAAAACTTATGACTCCGGAAGAACTGGAAAAGGAGCGGGTGACCGGTGCTGTCCGCACGGATATTATTCTGTCGGCCGAGATTATTGCCATAGCCTATAGCCAGGTTACGGGGCAGGCTATAGTAAACCAGATTGTAGTAATGCTGGCCGTAGCTGTCTTTATTACCGTCGCAGTATATGGATTTGTAGGCCTGATCGTCAAAATGGATGATATTGGAGTGCATCTTGCGCAGCATAAATATCCTCCCGGCATTCAAAAATTTGGTCGTAACATCGTAAAGTTTATGCCCCACTTGTTAAATATCCTCAGCTATGTGGGTACAGCAGCCATGCTTTGGGTAGGTGCTGAAATTATTGCCCATGGCATTCCTTTTACCAATCATTTGCTACATGATTTGGAGTATGCTTTGGCTGAAACGCCCCTGATGGCCTGGCTGGTCAAGGCTCTGGCCTGTGGTATTGGTGGGTTAATCTTAGGTTTTGTGATTGAGAAAATTGTGAGGCTATCTATAAAAACATTTACTAATAAGAGATAA
- a CDS encoding PepSY domain-containing protein has product MIISIWRYSHLLLAVSSSVFIFIASLTGIILAFEPVSNQLQGFKVSHAAELSLAETLPQLKKSYDEIFSLEVDANGFVAISAIDKEGNMVDFYIDPFTGEKAGELIDQSPIFEFATTLHRSLFLKSAGRFFVGLASFSLLLMAITGIILVVKRQQGILKFFSRIIRENFFQYAHVYLGRLALVPVIIITLTGTYLSLQRFEIIPKGNKPSYDINHENTGASPVREYQDFAIFQNTMLSDIRSLEFPFSDDQEDHFTLKLKTKELLVNQFDGEVMAESVYPMVMLLSELSMTLHTGRGSIWWSVVLGLASCSILFFIYSGFAMTLKRRRTKIKNKLGKDDCEFIILLGSETGSTIPFAVQLHLHLLEQGQSCFITEMNKYTSFKKMRHLIVITSTYGQGEAPANARKFPELYRQNKPDTDFTFAVAGFGSLAYPDFCQFAYDVDELMYKDKNSKRLLETAAINNRSWEAYRQWARRLGNKLGISIELPAKNPVVHKRKKKELFRVIDKTSALENPDDTFLISVESFKHRKLQSGDLLAIYTPNDPHERLYSISYLGEKRILLSVKRHKQGICSNYLYSLQPGDLIEGCIVKNKNFHFPSHAAQIIMISTGTGIAPFLGMLEQNKAKKETHLYWGGRTEQSFELYQHYISNNLNTQKLSCFTPVYSQAGNGKEYVQQYIARDRELMASTLRDNGVIMICGSIAMQREVIDILEQITTEINNKPLSYYQQKDQLLMDCY; this is encoded by the coding sequence ATGATTATTTCAATCTGGAGGTACAGCCATTTGTTATTGGCTGTATCTTCTTCTGTTTTTATATTCATAGCTTCCTTAACAGGCATAATCCTGGCATTTGAACCAGTCTCCAATCAATTGCAGGGTTTTAAGGTCAGTCATGCGGCAGAACTCTCTCTTGCCGAAACGCTGCCTCAGTTGAAAAAAAGCTACGATGAAATATTTAGCCTGGAGGTAGATGCCAATGGTTTTGTTGCGATCTCAGCCATCGACAAGGAAGGTAACATGGTTGATTTTTACATAGATCCGTTTACCGGTGAAAAGGCGGGTGAACTTATTGATCAGTCCCCGATATTTGAATTTGCCACCACATTGCACCGTTCGTTGTTTCTCAAAAGTGCCGGCCGCTTTTTTGTGGGCCTCGCCTCTTTCTCTTTGCTCCTGATGGCCATCACCGGGATTATATTAGTTGTCAAGCGTCAGCAAGGCATTCTTAAATTTTTCAGCAGAATCATCAGGGAGAATTTCTTTCAGTACGCTCATGTTTATCTGGGCCGGCTGGCTTTGGTCCCGGTCATTATCATTACTCTTACAGGTACTTACCTGTCACTTCAGCGCTTTGAGATAATCCCCAAGGGCAACAAACCATCTTATGACATTAACCATGAGAACACTGGAGCCAGTCCTGTCCGTGAGTATCAAGACTTCGCTATATTTCAAAATACGATGTTGTCAGATATCCGCTCGTTGGAATTCCCATTTTCAGATGATCAGGAAGATCACTTCACGCTGAAGTTAAAAACCAAAGAATTACTTGTAAACCAATTCGACGGAGAAGTCATGGCGGAGTCAGTCTATCCAATGGTTATGTTGCTTTCTGAGCTGAGTATGACATTGCACACAGGAAGAGGAAGCATATGGTGGTCGGTAGTGTTGGGGCTTGCCTCGTGCAGCATCCTGTTTTTTATTTATTCCGGCTTTGCCATGACGCTTAAACGGCGAAGAACAAAGATAAAAAACAAGCTGGGAAAAGATGACTGCGAATTTATTATACTTCTGGGTTCCGAAACAGGAAGTACCATCCCTTTTGCGGTACAGCTTCACCTTCACCTGTTGGAGCAGGGCCAAAGCTGCTTTATCACAGAAATGAACAAGTACACATCATTCAAAAAAATGCGGCATCTAATTGTAATAACTTCAACCTATGGACAGGGGGAAGCGCCAGCCAATGCCCGTAAATTTCCCGAACTATACAGGCAAAATAAACCTGACACCGACTTTACATTTGCGGTGGCAGGTTTCGGATCACTGGCATATCCTGATTTTTGTCAATTTGCCTATGATGTGGATGAGTTGATGTATAAGGACAAGAATAGCAAGCGACTGCTGGAAACTGCCGCTATCAATAACCGGTCCTGGGAGGCATACCGGCAATGGGCCAGGCGGCTGGGCAATAAACTGGGCATTAGCATAGAACTTCCCGCCAAAAATCCGGTAGTTCATAAGAGAAAGAAAAAAGAGTTGTTCAGGGTTATTGATAAAACCAGTGCCCTCGAAAACCCGGATGATACCTTTCTTATATCCGTGGAGAGCTTTAAACACCGAAAATTACAGTCGGGAGACCTGCTAGCCATCTATACCCCAAATGACCCGCATGAGAGGCTCTACTCTATATCTTACCTGGGTGAAAAAAGGATTCTGCTGAGTGTTAAGAGGCATAAGCAGGGCATCTGCTCCAATTATTTGTATAGCCTGCAACCCGGTGACCTGATAGAAGGGTGTATCGTGAAAAACAAAAACTTTCATTTTCCCTCACACGCCGCGCAAATAATAATGATCAGTACAGGCACAGGCATAGCCCCGTTCCTTGGTATGCTGGAGCAAAATAAGGCCAAAAAGGAAACGCATCTCTATTGGGGTGGCAGAACTGAGCAGTCCTTTGAACTTTACCAGCACTATATCAGCAACAACCTTAACACGCAAAAGCTGAGCTGCTTTACACCTGTATACTCCCAGGCAGGCAACGGTAAAGAATATGTACAGCAGTATATAGCCAGAGATAGGGAGCTGATGGCTTCAACACTCAGGGATAATGGTGTCATCATGATCTGCGGCTCTATTGCCATGCAACGTGAGGTGATTGATATACTGGAACAAATTACAACAGAAATCAATAATAAACCCTTGAGCTACTACCAGCAAAAAGACCAGCTGCTGATGGACTGCTATTAG
- a CDS encoding flavodoxin, which translates to MSFAIENKVGLFYGTDTGNTEVIAHHLAELWKISELELIEACDMTAADYDRFDIIIIGLSTWYDGDLQSDFENFFEEFKTIDFSGKVVAMFGLGDQTGYPEYFVDGLGILGEVIVENGGYIIGMWPNEGYEYDESKGLYDENHFYGLALDFENQYDLNEPRLEAWIKQVEQEIEEMVEEA; encoded by the coding sequence ATGTCATTTGCTATTGAAAACAAGGTAGGTCTTTTCTACGGTACGGATACCGGAAATACGGAAGTGATTGCCCACCACCTGGCTGAACTATGGAAAATATCAGAACTCGAACTAATAGAGGCCTGTGATATGACCGCTGCTGATTATGACCGTTTTGACATTATAATCATTGGTTTATCCACCTGGTACGACGGAGACCTTCAAAGTGATTTTGAGAACTTCTTTGAAGAATTCAAAACCATAGATTTTAGCGGTAAAGTTGTAGCTATGTTCGGGTTGGGCGACCAGACTGGTTATCCGGAATATTTTGTGGACGGACTGGGTATACTGGGCGAGGTAATTGTTGAAAATGGCGGCTATATCATCGGTATGTGGCCTAATGAAGGGTATGAGTATGACGAATCTAAAGGTTTATACGATGAAAATCATTTCTATGGATTGGCCCTTGACTTTGAGAACCAATATGACCTCAATGAGCCACGTCTCGAGGCCTGGATAAAGCAGGTAGAGCAGGAAATAGAGGAAATGGTAGAAGAAGCATAA
- a CDS encoding DUF6686 family protein — protein sequence MCDSKNYIVLAEEDPVRISWCKHCKTYSLVFGTSYLSLTKKGLSNFKNVLEGLKSRNFCYDHFGTNKALLRNNRSSPGVYLTKQEVSSLLEIIEQGTALKEVYHILYH from the coding sequence ATGTGCGACTCTAAAAATTATATCGTATTAGCCGAGGAAGATCCCGTTCGGATAAGTTGGTGTAAGCATTGTAAAACCTATTCACTGGTATTTGGCACGAGCTATCTTTCTTTAACTAAAAAAGGCCTGAGTAATTTCAAAAATGTATTGGAAGGACTTAAGAGCCGGAATTTCTGCTACGATCACTTTGGCACAAACAAGGCCCTGCTCAGAAATAACCGTTCCTCACCGGGCGTTTACCTCACCAAACAGGAAGTAAGCTCCCTGCTGGAAATCATTGAACAGGGCACAGCACTGAAAGAAGTTTACCACATCTTATATCATTAA
- a CDS encoding aspartyl/asparaginyl beta-hydroxylase domain-containing protein, protein MKSYAKLPFQFDPAQLLQELEICKQNWTRHFNTAYYSGEWSGIPLRSPQGESHGLSAGHADSRQFADEPVLEHLPYTRSVIETINAPKSSVRYLRLTPGSEIKPHKDYDLVFWDGFVRLHIPILTNDQVKFMLNDNLLNMQSGECWFADFSQTHSVENGGKTDRVHLVIDCQVNEWLKTLFIENGIVESTEKAPTEMEQYDEGTKRMIIEQLEAQGTHVALEMAAKLRKEL, encoded by the coding sequence ATGAAAAGCTATGCAAAATTGCCTTTTCAGTTTGATCCTGCACAGCTTCTGCAAGAGCTTGAGATTTGCAAGCAAAACTGGACCAGGCACTTTAACACGGCATACTACTCTGGCGAGTGGAGTGGCATCCCCCTTCGGTCACCTCAGGGAGAGAGCCATGGCCTGTCGGCAGGCCATGCCGATAGCAGGCAGTTTGCAGATGAGCCGGTGCTGGAACACTTGCCATATACCCGGTCGGTGATTGAAACTATCAACGCACCGAAAAGCTCCGTCAGGTACCTGCGATTGACCCCAGGATCAGAAATAAAGCCACATAAAGATTATGATCTGGTATTTTGGGATGGATTTGTAAGGCTACACATTCCTATACTTACCAATGACCAGGTGAAATTTATGCTCAATGATAACCTGCTTAACATGCAATCCGGAGAATGCTGGTTTGCCGACTTTAGCCAAACCCACAGTGTGGAAAATGGTGGAAAAACTGACCGGGTACACCTGGTTATTGATTGCCAGGTAAATGAGTGGCTGAAGACGCTATTTATAGAAAATGGAATTGTTGAAAGCACAGAAAAAGCGCCTACTGAAATGGAGCAGTATGACGAGGGTACAAAAAGAATGATTATTGAACAGTTGGAGGCTCAGGGAACCCATGTAGCGCTTGAAATGGCTGCCAAACTCAGGAAAGAGCTATAA
- a CDS encoding ankyrin repeat domain-containing protein, with translation MRHNYIIRLLLLIICTAALGKIQAQNIFLDRSFWKSNPSIAAIEQKIKEGNDPAELNEYNFNATVYAIIGGMSSEAIIYLLKQKGNDIDVITHDGRTYLHWAAMGGQVDLMKYLVENGIKTGAVDDHGYTEITFAATTGQQNAAVYDFLLANGSKITDTNHDGANALLLLIPHLKDFTMVDYLTSKGLELDSNDNDGNGAFYYAAKTGNIDMMDKLIKKGIAYKENNKVGGNAMIAAGQGTRYGPNSLAVFQHLEKLGIDPNVTTHEGVTPLHLLAGRTKDTSVLTYFIGKGVDINQADNDGNTPLMNAARGNELEVVKYIAEKTKNINAANESGNTALSHAIARNNYEVVDYLISKGADVQVKDKEGNSLACYLMESYRRGQEDQFEKKLNLLKAKGLDMKAIQAKGKTLFHLAVEANDLYLVKKAKDNAADVNKANDAGATPLQIAAMKASDDVILKYLLEIGANKNVVTDFDETVFDLAQENEQLKKKGVDIQFLK, from the coding sequence ATGCGTCATAACTATATCATCCGGCTGCTGCTGCTTATCATATGCACGGCTGCTTTGGGTAAGATACAAGCCCAGAATATATTTCTGGATAGAAGCTTTTGGAAGTCGAACCCCTCAATAGCTGCTATAGAGCAGAAGATAAAAGAAGGCAATGATCCGGCAGAGCTTAATGAGTATAATTTTAATGCTACCGTCTATGCCATTATCGGTGGTATGTCTTCGGAGGCCATTATCTATTTGTTGAAACAGAAAGGCAACGATATTGATGTTATAACTCACGACGGGCGAACCTACCTTCATTGGGCTGCTATGGGTGGTCAGGTGGATCTAATGAAATACCTGGTAGAAAATGGTATCAAAACAGGTGCAGTAGATGATCATGGCTACACCGAGATAACTTTTGCCGCCACTACCGGCCAGCAAAATGCGGCGGTTTATGATTTTCTATTAGCCAACGGTTCAAAAATTACCGATACGAATCACGACGGAGCCAATGCGCTGTTGTTACTGATCCCTCATCTGAAAGACTTTACTATGGTTGACTACCTGACTTCCAAAGGGCTGGAACTCGACAGCAATGATAATGACGGTAACGGGGCATTTTACTATGCGGCTAAAACGGGTAATATCGATATGATGGACAAGCTCATAAAAAAGGGTATTGCCTATAAAGAGAATAACAAAGTTGGTGGTAACGCTATGATTGCCGCAGGTCAGGGCACAAGATATGGCCCCAATTCGCTGGCTGTTTTCCAACATCTCGAAAAACTTGGTATTGACCCTAATGTGACTACACACGAAGGGGTAACGCCGCTACACCTGCTTGCCGGAAGAACGAAAGACACCAGTGTACTGACTTATTTTATTGGTAAGGGGGTGGATATTAATCAGGCTGATAATGATGGGAATACACCGCTTATGAATGCAGCAAGAGGCAATGAGCTCGAAGTGGTTAAATATATCGCTGAAAAGACAAAAAATATCAACGCAGCCAATGAAAGCGGAAACACAGCCTTAAGCCATGCGATAGCCCGCAACAACTATGAGGTGGTGGACTATCTCATCAGTAAGGGCGCTGATGTGCAGGTAAAAGATAAAGAAGGGAATAGTCTGGCCTGCTACCTTATGGAATCTTACCGACGCGGCCAGGAGGATCAGTTTGAAAAAAAACTTAACCTGCTAAAAGCCAAAGGGCTTGACATGAAAGCTATACAGGCTAAAGGGAAAACGCTTTTCCACCTGGCGGTAGAAGCCAATGATCTTTACCTGGTAAAAAAAGCAAAGGACAATGCCGCTGATGTCAATAAAGCCAACGATGCCGGGGCAACACCACTGCAGATCGCTGCAATGAAGGCCTCGGACGATGTGATTCTTAAGTATTTACTTGAGATCGGAGCGAATAAAAATGTCGTAACCGATTTTGATGAAACCGTTTTTGATCTGGCTCAGGAAAATGAACAGTTAAAGAAAAAAGGAGTAGATATCCAGTTTCTAAAATAA
- a CDS encoding DUF2271 domain-containing protein — protein MSKVSKICLLALMSAVLISWSSREMDNVTAYKCLVQLTNYQGEGAYMIISLIDPDGNYEKTLYVMGQDEEWYPDLTQWWKFFDKSDEDVDGISGATIAGGERTVCIIQLDDTKLNAGYKLRFETAVEDQKYFLNDVEVPLTTENVKGKFDGQGYIRYIRMMPN, from the coding sequence ATGAGTAAAGTTTCTAAAATATGCCTTCTCGCCCTTATGAGTGCAGTACTTATAAGCTGGTCTTCGCGGGAAATGGATAATGTAACAGCTTACAAGTGCCTTGTACAGCTTACCAATTACCAGGGAGAGGGGGCCTACATGATAATCTCACTTATAGACCCTGACGGGAACTACGAAAAAACGCTGTATGTGATGGGGCAGGATGAAGAATGGTACCCTGACCTAACACAATGGTGGAAGTTTTTTGATAAAAGTGATGAGGATGTAGATGGTATCAGCGGCGCAACAATAGCCGGCGGCGAGCGCACAGTCTGCATAATACAATTGGATGATACCAAGCTAAATGCAGGATACAAGCTGCGCTTTGAAACAGCTGTAGAAGATCAAAAATATTTCTTGAATGATGTCGAAGTACCGCTTACTACGGAAAATGTAAAAGGAAAATTTGACGGTCAGGGTTACATACGCTATATCCGTATGATGCCCAATTAG
- a CDS encoding DUF4386 domain-containing protein — protein MGSEKLKTRFAGLFMIVGMAAGLFSVAPAIDSRHYLTEAAAHFNQVIIGAVFQFIMALSYLGVALLLYPIIRRFSGSLAIGFLSFRIIATNLVIFGTILLLLILALSNEFVSNSPENASNFQALGNALKITRDYINHVFMVLILCIGNFILYILLIRSKLIPLWLSVWGLVGTLLSAVASMLILFHIVEVITSEYLVLNMPTAVLELVLGMWLIVVGLNKKVLRAHRTKVNSRPERSYKSNRTHDKSTSVLK, from the coding sequence ATGGGTTCAGAAAAACTTAAAACAAGATTTGCAGGTTTATTTATGATAGTGGGTATGGCAGCCGGGCTTTTCAGTGTTGCTCCTGCTATTGACTCAAGGCATTATTTAACAGAAGCCGCGGCCCATTTTAATCAGGTGATTATTGGTGCAGTATTCCAGTTCATTATGGCGCTGTCTTACCTGGGAGTGGCCCTGTTGTTATACCCTATCATCAGAAGGTTCAGCGGTAGCCTGGCCATTGGTTTTTTAAGTTTCAGGATCATAGCAACCAATCTTGTAATATTTGGCACAATATTGCTATTGCTAATCCTGGCGTTGAGCAATGAATTTGTGAGTAACTCCCCGGAAAATGCCTCAAACTTCCAGGCTCTGGGAAACGCCCTCAAGATCACCCGGGATTATATCAATCATGTATTTATGGTTCTTATTTTATGCATTGGCAATTTCATACTCTATATCTTGCTGATCAGGTCAAAACTGATCCCTTTATGGCTTTCAGTCTGGGGTCTGGTGGGGACTTTGCTATCAGCGGTTGCCAGTATGCTTATACTCTTTCATATTGTAGAGGTTATCACCAGTGAATATCTGGTGTTAAATATGCCGACAGCTGTTTTGGAGCTGGTATTGGGCATGTGGCTTATAGTGGTAGGGCTTAATAAAAAAGTGCTCCGGGCCCATCGCACTAAAGTTAACAGCCGCCCCGAGAGGAGTTATAAAAGTAATAGAACGCACGATAAGAGCACTTCTGTTCTCAAATGA
- a CDS encoding DUF6686 family protein: MCTYSQHIILSECDNAQVSWCKGCQGYSVIFNSCALSFSAFELGHFRNILKNLSEGDFHYDFPGGRQVLIKNHGASLGICLTKKQVDDLEQLIAEAQTVVEAFKIIYHYDA; the protein is encoded by the coding sequence ATGTGTACCTATAGCCAACATATTATATTATCAGAATGTGACAATGCGCAGGTTAGCTGGTGCAAGGGTTGTCAGGGTTATTCCGTGATATTTAATAGTTGTGCCTTGTCGTTTTCTGCTTTTGAACTCGGTCATTTCAGGAATATTCTTAAAAATCTGAGCGAAGGAGACTTTCATTATGATTTCCCGGGAGGACGACAGGTACTTATCAAGAATCATGGAGCTTCGCTGGGGATCTGTCTTACCAAAAAGCAGGTAGACGATCTGGAGCAACTTATTGCGGAGGCCCAGACTGTGGTTGAGGCTTTTAAGATTATTTATCATTATGATGCATAA
- a CDS encoding RagB/SusD family nutrient uptake outer membrane protein yields the protein MKKNYIKIWTMGMLSLLTILASCSDDYLDKEIYGRKSTEEFYKTDQDAFRATIAVYDILQYHYNTGWSSNYLVKTLPSDEGTAGGGGSGDQPQYQNLDDYTYDSQNGGVLGTWRMAYFGIFRANKVINLVEPENDFRKALIAESKALRAHNYFELVSMFGDVPLILAEPDQSAYEQERVASNVVYDQIEKDLREAIELLPLKSEYSAADQFRVSKGTAQALLGKAYLYQQQWDSAAYFLDAVIASNEYDLHDNYADNWTEAGELGKESVFEVQFVSSVGFDWGNFPWDNGRLQESNIHIQLMGPRGGFYEPAPGDSLIAGWGFLYPSEELYDAFVNAGDSARKVNTLMSEAELVAAGGAWTGENVWDYHGFIRRKYGTYSNQTNTDAVAELNYATNWRLIRYADVLLMAAEAFYNAGNEGRALTELNKVRDRADLEDVAASGTALFEAIVTERQLELAFEGFRFLDLIRWGRASQELSDLGFVEGKHNLFPIPFDDVIRGNLGQNDKW from the coding sequence ATGAAAAAGAATTATATAAAAATATGGACAATGGGCATGTTAAGCTTACTGACGATCCTGGCTTCATGCTCTGACGACTACCTTGATAAGGAAATCTATGGAAGAAAGTCGACCGAAGAGTTTTACAAAACCGATCAGGATGCATTCAGGGCTACCATAGCCGTTTATGACATCCTGCAATACCATTACAATACGGGCTGGTCCAGCAACTACCTGGTAAAAACACTACCTTCAGATGAGGGGACTGCCGGTGGTGGAGGTAGTGGCGACCAGCCACAATATCAAAACCTGGATGACTATACATACGATTCTCAGAATGGGGGTGTACTGGGTACATGGAGAATGGCCTATTTTGGCATATTCAGGGCCAACAAAGTCATCAACCTGGTTGAGCCGGAGAATGATTTCAGAAAGGCTCTGATCGCTGAATCCAAAGCGCTTCGTGCGCACAATTACTTTGAACTGGTTTCTATGTTTGGAGATGTGCCTTTAATACTTGCCGAGCCTGACCAGTCAGCGTACGAACAGGAACGTGTGGCCAGTAATGTTGTTTACGATCAAATTGAGAAAGACCTCCGTGAGGCAATCGAACTATTGCCTCTGAAAAGCGAGTACAGTGCAGCGGATCAGTTCAGGGTTTCTAAGGGTACTGCCCAGGCACTGCTTGGCAAAGCTTATCTCTATCAGCAGCAGTGGGACAGCGCCGCATATTTTCTCGATGCCGTAATTGCATCCAACGAATATGACCTGCATGATAACTATGCAGACAACTGGACTGAAGCAGGTGAGTTGGGTAAAGAATCTGTTTTTGAGGTTCAGTTTGTGAGTTCCGTCGGCTTTGATTGGGGCAACTTCCCATGGGACAATGGCAGGCTTCAGGAGAGCAATATCCATATTCAGCTTATGGGGCCAAGAGGTGGTTTTTACGAACCTGCACCCGGAGACTCACTTATTGCAGGCTGGGGCTTCCTGTACCCTTCCGAAGAATTGTACGATGCCTTTGTCAATGCCGGCGATAGTGCCAGAAAAGTAAACACGCTTATGTCAGAAGCTGAACTGGTTGCTGCTGGTGGAGCATGGACAGGTGAGAACGTGTGGGACTACCATGGCTTTATCAGGCGTAAGTATGGTACTTACAGCAACCAAACCAACACTGATGCAGTGGCAGAGCTAAATTATGCCACCAACTGGAGATTGATCCGTTATGCCGATGTACTGCTCATGGCTGCCGAGGCTTTCTACAACGCAGGCAATGAAGGGCGGGCCCTCACTGAGCTCAATAAAGTGCGTGACCGGGCAGATCTGGAGGATGTGGCAGCATCGGGTACGGCACTTTTCGAAGCCATAGTTACTGAGCGACAACTGGAGCTTGCGTTTGAAGGTTTCCGCTTCCTTGATCTTATCCGCTGGGGCCGCGCTTCCCAGGAGCTTAGTGATCTGGGCTTTGTGGAAGGAAAACATAATTTATTCCCTATCCCATTTGATGACGTGATCCGTGGTAATTTAGGTCAGAATGATAAGTGGTAG